A part of Entelurus aequoreus isolate RoL-2023_Sb linkage group LG10, RoL_Eaeq_v1.1, whole genome shotgun sequence genomic DNA contains:
- the LOC133659251 gene encoding immunoglobulin superfamily member 10-like: MSTCRGSYLRRCVLHWGALLLLSIPLAAALPARGDCPPSCVCSAPSEVHCTFRYLNAVPDHIKPAVERINLGYNSIVVLREKSFSGLDRLEILMLHSNLIHSIEDRTFQDLRSLQALKVSYNKVKELNKQTFKGLESLQRLHMDHNHIEFISPEAFYGLTRLQLVNLEGNRLQQLHPDTFITLRHSQVFKVSSVKTIYLSDNLLTSLPEEIFSGCGHLENLFLHGNSWACDCRITWFALWTQKHTGVLKCKRDRRNPRGQLCPVCDDPSRYHKRQLSLLPAEAFTCTKPWIHSHLKQKNISFDAEYFTPVSPRDFLAPLGSIQINLTDQFHSDASLLCTVQRPSHFDNISLTLEEDSNITMLTTSITTYLVCNIDDEHIQYLWQVLAAYSETPMRLERGVMLAKRPEMVYRYSQKMVEDEPHSNIDAEIKALPAWLMQGEINLQLDRASTTFSTLHIKYQSVVNLRMENTTPKKDSYSWTMIKKDNQTKTDHTVITGGVVQLNCEVRGEPKPLLEWILPDGIKVRAPYVSEDSRILITAEAKLTLRGADVSDTGLYRCIATNYLDADILVFRVTVLSPDVEEADVNGVQISQKLGEDLIFDCNTTGSPKASIQWIFPDHSVLDKSHGTRKMYENGTLLIEGLTPRDQGFYRCLVSNNLGVDILVFQVTTRESSNVVTGFDDDGSGIEMESQMDTTLTESRITPTDRATEKSVGITLNRPHSRKKIRGKGGSGGRKGHRRISVSNRRTFGNRVFDKATRTVDPAEFVHFMKIAQDEERDKTRTGRKLIKESKIDFLDDDEIGSGDVHNDNLILLTTVLPNSNNRQVFGTGNRQPDMTTKNYKKDKLATDSVTIQMSGFTHSPDKSKTVTSLHYPVSDNTGIFSRDGTIENDSFEIPSKPQTRIDYSQETQLQFSGEHPADPETSSEIPLSFTIDPNVTPMRDGGDPMEYFVHSDPKSQSTITAVTATKRQENQITFHTTQTIRSPPSGSTIISQQHIHIIPKRKHKGGGRRRIFHGHRRILKPNRITDIQSIINKLIQSSGQNTTVPYTPDLSTDEELSISTTPFGGQEKGGNTKTPQRQRKPLITTETVTIHQTSTVTLNTSPATLPPTTAHSLTELDLPPSEKSETQMSIFEEDNHEESFSADYEVPNLKPSVQHPITISPTYYRTTVETPQEPLTLASPPTVILPSGRKSGKEFVYGSGGLPDDFSTTQGSNGKRGRQGRRKRPYKGSRNLKKPKTNTFYPTKATEFHKKTTIGITMGSAIQATIVPQKSVSKPMYTLSRPIDRTSGSSEQDTYASQEVDWDISYTPTKTPLMSFTSKGSYTTVKNRVHSTYKPSTHRKHSHTTATGKVRPTLKSVTRESAGKDIFFATMTMQNYTYTYKRNNVHHSHVTMRPTVAGLEPTTKVTSSKPRIVGGNAASFTVLSSSDAFLPCEAVGDPLPEISWKRFSSSTENTVTIKGRIGKFEVLHNGTLAIQNANIKDRGQYLCIAENDHGSDKLIVTLTVVAYPSRILEPKMREIKSHSGNTVEMKCNAEGRPTPTISWILANRTQVRGQNTANGRVMVTAGGTLVITQVSVFDRGHYKCIASNSAGADTATIRLHVVAAPPDILEEKRQLVKALLNQNLWLHCTGQGNPRPKIHWVLHDGVVVSSNRFAWDNRISVHENGTLHIKDVNPNDKGKYECIATSSTGSERRVVTLTVEKTKSAPKIVATSQQVTELYFGDQLELNCSAKGDPKPRIMWRLPSEAVVDQWQGMGSRIQVLENGTLIINSVIDKDGGDYHCVAKSATGDDQQLMRVKVSMKPAKIEHKLYGKKNVVYGNDLKVDCKASGAPKPEISWGLPDGTLVNSALQADSFSGGGRMRRYTLFDNGTLYLNEVGMSEEGDYTCIAENQVGKDEMHVHITVMTAAPKLLQNSETYARVKPGGNIRFDCEAVGEPKPKILWMLPDNDVIAASNERYLLHVNGSLDIRNVKPMDAGEYVCMARNPAGENRKVYKLEIDGNPPVINGYHQNRTVTKDFSTKYSRKFMDCKAEGSPTPTITWIMPDNIFLRAPYFGGRINVHHNGTLEIRNVRPTDTGEFICMARNDGGEAVLVVQLKVTNTLRRPIFKNPFNERIVSPLGKTNVLNCSADGYPKPDITWILPNGTRRNSHDGTLVIYNARVEDAGKYRCGAKNMMGYIEKLIILDVGQKPFILTRPRGIIRGMFGDPLYLHCLSDGNPKPRVYWTLPGGHTLTRPQVLGRYKLQENGTLVVQDATLHDRGNYVCRARNDAGETLLTVPVVIIAYPPRITTMPPPSLSVMAGTPIKLNCAAAGLPKPEITWELPDYSILSTAKQGRQMGSELLHPQGTLIIQRLTALDSGTYKCLAKNHLGTDLKAVYVHVL, from the exons ATGAGCACCTGCAGAGGGTCGTACCTGCGGAGGTGTGTGCTCCACTGGGgggctctgttgttgttgtcgaTCCCGTTGGCCGCCGCCCTGCCGGCGAGGGGTGACTGTCCCCCGTCGTGTGTGTGCTCTGCACCCAGCGAAGTGCATTGCACCTTCCGATACCTAAACGCGGTACCTGACCACATCAAGCCAGCCGTGGAAAGAATTAATCTTGG ATACAACAGTATAGTTGTCTTACGAGAGAAATCTTTTTCGGGACTGGATAGATTAGAAATACTAATGCTGCATAGCAACCTTATCCACAGTATTGAAGACAGAACATTCCAGGACCTAAGATCGCTACAG GCCCTGAAGGTGTCCTATAATAAAGTAAAGGAACTCAACAAACAGACATTCAAAGGCCTTGAAAGTCTGCAGAGACTCCACATGGACCACAACCACATTGAGTTCATAAGCCCCGAGGCTTTCTACGGCCTCACCCGTCTGCAGTTGGTCAATCTGGAAGGCAACCGTCTGCAGCAGCTCCACCCGGACACGTTCATCACCCTGAGACACAGCCAGGTTTTCAAGGTGTCCTCGGTTAAGACCATCTACCTGTCTGACAACCTTCTCACCAGCTTGCCTGAAGAGATCTTCTCAGGCTGCGGCCACTTGGAGAACCTCTTCCTCCACGGCAACAGCTGGGCGTGTGATTGTCGAATAACCTGGTTTGCACTGTGGACACAGAAGCACACAG GGGTGCTAAAATGCAAGCGGGATAGAAGGAATCCTCGGGGCCAGCTGTGTCCTGTTTGTGATGATCCTTCCCGATACCACAAGAGACAACTCTCTCTTCTACCTGCTGAGGCCTTTACTTGTACTAAACCGTGGATCCACTCTCATCTAAAGCAGAAAAACATCAGCTTCGACGCAGAGTATTTTACACCGGTTTCTCCAAGGGACTTTTTAGCCCCACTCGGGTCCATACAAATTAACCTGACGGATCAGTTTCACAGTGATGCCAGCCTATTATGCACTGTCCAAAGGCCATCACATTTTGACAACATTTCCCTTACCTTGGAGGAGGATAGTAATATCACTATGCTTACAACAAGCATCACAACATATTTAGTCTGTAACATTGACGATGAACACATTCAATATTTGTGGCAAGTCCTAGCAGCCTACAGCGAGACTCCCATGAGACTGGAGAGAGGAGTGATGTTGGCTAAGCGTCCTGAAATGGTGTACAGATATAGTCAGAAGATGGTTGAGGATGAGCCACACTCAAATATTGACGCTGAAATCAAAGCCCTGCCTGCATGGTTAATGCAAGGTGAGATTAACCTGCAGCTTGACCGTGCTTCCACCACATTTTCTACCCTGCACATCAAGTACCAGTCTGTGGTCAACTTACGTATGGAAAACACAACCCCTAAGAAGGACAGCTACTCATGGACGATGATAAAGAAAGACAACCAAACCAAGACTGACCACACCGTAATCACAG GTGGTGTGGTACAGCTTAACTGTGAAGTCCGGGGAGAGCCCAAGCCTTTGTTAGAGTGGATTTTACCAGATGGAATTAAGGTTCGAGCCCCATACGTGAGTGAGGACAGTAGGATTCTAATCACAGCTGAAGCGAAGCTCACTCTTCGGGGTGCAGATGTCTCAGACACGGGCCTCTATCGCTGCATTGCCACAAACTACTTGGATGCAGACATTCTAGTTTTTAGAGTGACAGTTCTCTCTCCTGATGTAGAGGAGGCCGATGTCAATGGTGTCCAGATATCACAGAAACTGGGGGAGGATCTTATTTTCGATTGTAACACGACAGGAAGTCCTAAGGCTTCTATACAATGGATATTCCCTGACCACTCAGTACTGGATAAGTCGCATGGGACCAGAAAGATGTACGAGAATGGCACCCTGCTGATTGAGGGACTCACTCCGAGGGACCAAGGATTTTATAGGTGTTTGGTTTCTAATAATTTGGGAGTTGACATTTTGGTATTTCAAGTGACAACAAGGGAAAGCTCCAATGTGGTGACAGGTTTTGATGACGATGGATCTGGAATTGAGATGGAAAGTCAAATGGACACAACTTTAACTGAGAGCCGTATCACGCCCACAGACAGAGCTACTGAGAAATCAGTAGGCATAACTTTAAATCGACCACATTCCAGAAAGAAAATTAGAGGAAAAGGAGGTTCAGGAGGTCGAAAGGGACACAGGAGGATTTCAGTTAGCAACAGACGCACATTTGGCAATCGGGTCTTTGATAAAGCAACGAGGACAGTGGACCCGGCAGAATTTGTACATTTCATGAAAATTGCTCAAGACGAAGAAAGGGATAAGACAAGAACAGGGAGAAAGTTAATTAAAGAGTCAAAGATTGATTTTTTAGATGATGACGAAATTGGCTCTGGCGATGTACACAATGACAATCTCATTTTGCTTACTACGGTTTTGCCAAATTCAAATAACCGGCAAGTATTTGGAACGGGAAACAGACAGCCTGACATGACCACAAAGAATTACAAAAAGGACAAACTAGCAACAGATTCTGTGACAATCCAAATGTCTGGATTTACACACAGTCCAGACAAAAGTAAAACAGTCACGTCCCTACATTACCCGGTTTCAGACAACACAGGCATATTCAGCCGTGATGGAACTATTGAGAATGATTCTTTTGAAATACCTTCCAAACCTCAAACTCGCATAGATTATTCACAAGAAACTCAGCTGCAGTTCTCTGGAGAACATCCTGCAGATCCGGAGACATCCAGTGAGATACCATTGTCATTTACGATTGATCCCAATGTGACTCCGATGAGAGATGGCGGAGACCCCATGGAGTATTTTGTCCATTCTGATCCAAAAAGCCAGTCCACCATCACAGCCGTCACCGCCACAAAGAGACAGGAAAATCAAATTACCTTCCACACGACGCAAACAATAAGATCCCCACCTTCGGGGTCCACTATCATCTCCCAGCAGCACATTCATATTATTCCAAAGAGGAAACATAAAGGAGGGGGCCGGAGGAGAATATTCCATGGTCACAGAAGAATCCTTAAACCCAACAGAATAACTGATATACAGTCCATTATCAATAAACTCATCCAGTCATCGGGGCAGAATACTACAGTACCATACACACCGGATCTTTCCACAG atGAAGAACTTTCCATTTCCACAACTCCATTTGGGGGACAAGAGAAAGGAGGCAACACAAAAACACCTCAAAGACAAAGGAAGCCTTTAATCACTACTGAAACAGTCACAATTCATCAGACTTCAACGGTAACCCTAAATACATCCCCTGCTACTCTGCCCCCCACAACTGCTCATTCCCTGACTGAACTGGATCTACCCCCTTCCGAAAAATCAGAGACACAAATGAGCATATTTGAAGAAGACAACCATGAAGAGTCATTTTCTGCAGACTATGAGGTGCCAAATCTGAAGCCCAGTGTCCAGCATCCAATTACGATTAGCCCTACTTATTACCGCACCACTGTTGAAACACCACAAGAACCATTAACTCTTGCCTCACCACCTACAGTCATTTTACCCTCAGGGAGAAAGTCTGGCAAGGAATTTGTATATGGCTCCGGTGGACTCCCAGATGATTTTTCTACAACACAAGGATCCAATGGAAAGAGAGGCCGCCAAGGAAGAAGAAAGAGGCCCTATAAGGGCAGTAGAAACTTAAAGAAAcctaaaacaaatacattttatccTACGAAAGCAACTGAGTTCCACAAGAAAACAACAATTGGGATAACCATGGGAAGTGCAATCCAGGCAACTATAGTACCCCAAAAGAGTGTCTCAAAACCCATGTATACGCTATCAAGGCCAATTGACAGAACCTCAGGGTCATCAGAGCAGGACACATATGCTTCCCAGGAAGTAGACTGGGATATTTCTTATACTCCAACCAAAACGCCACTTATGTCGTTTACATCAAAGGGATCTTACACAACAGTTAAAAATAGAGTACATAGTACTTACAAACCCTCGACACACAGAAAACATAGTCACACAACAGCTACAGGGAAAGTCAGGCCGACATTGAAAAGTGTTACCAGAGaaagtgcaggtaaagacattttttttgctaCAATGACCATGCAAAACTACACCTACACATACAAAAGAAACAATGTGCATCATTCCCATGTCACTATGAGACCCACTGTTGCTGGCTTAGAACCAACTACTAAGGTCACGTCAAGCAAACCCAGAATAGTTGGTGGCAATGCAGCCAGTTTTACAGTTTTGTCCAGCTCAGATGCTTTCCTGCCGTGTGAGGCTGTCGGAGACCCCCTGCCAGAAATATCCTGGAAACGCTTCTCCTCAAGCACAG AAAACACAGTTACCATCAAGGGGAGAATAGGCAAGTTTGAGGTGTTGCACAATGGCACCCTGGCAATACAAAATGCCAACATCAAGGACCGTGGCCAGTACCTCTGCATCGCTGAAAATGATCATGGGTCAGATAAACTTATAGTCACCCTCACTGTGGTAGCTTACCCATCACGTATCCTGGAACCCAAAATGCGTGAGATAAAGTCTCATTCAGGTAATACTGTGGAGATGAAGTGTAATGCAGAGGGTCGACCCACACCCACAATATCCTGGATTCTGGCAAACCGGACACAAGTAAGGGGGCAAAACACCGCAAATGGAAGGGTGATGGTGACTGCTGGTGGGACTCTTGTCATTACACAGGTGTCAGTTTTTGACAGAGGTCATTACAAGTGCATCGCTAGTAACTCAGCAGGTGCTGATACTGCTACAATTCGCCTGCATGTGGTAGCTGCCCCACCAGATATCTTGGAGGAAAAACGTCAGCTGGTGAAAGCTCTTTTAAACCAAAACCTATGGCTGCACTGCACAGGACAAGGCAATCCTCGGCCAAAGATTCACTGGGTGCTGCATGACGGTGTGGTAGTCAGTTCAAACAGATTTGCCTGGGACAATAGAATATCTGTTCATGAGAATGGAACCCTCCACATAAAGGATGTAAATCCAAACGATAAGGGCAAATATGAATGTATTGCAACAAGCTCTACAGGCTCAGAGCGAAGGGTGGTGACTCTAACAGTCGAGAAAACAAAATCTGCACCTAAAATAGTAGCAACATCCCAGCAAGTTACTGAATTGTATTTTGGGGATCAGCTGGAACTAAACTGCTCAGCAAAGGGAGACCCTAAACCCAGGATAATGTGGAGGTTACCATCTGAAGCAGTGGTGGACCAGTGGCAAGG gATGGGTAGCAGAATCCAGGTTCTGGAAAATGGTACACTAATCATCAACTCAGTGATTGATAAAGACGGAGGAGACTATCACTGTGTCGCGAAAAGTGCAACTGGTGATGACCAACAACTCATGAGAGTCAAGGTGTCCATGAAACCAGCTAAAATAGAGCATAAGCTCTATGGCAAGAAAAACGTTGTCTATGGTAATGACCTAAAGGTTGACTGTAAAGCCTCTGGGGCTCCAAAGCCAGAGATCTCGTGGGGTCTTCCAGATGGTACCCTTGTTAACAGTGCTCTGCAGGCAGATTCCTTTAGTGGAGGAGGCAGAATGCGACGCTACACTCTGTTTGACAATGGGACACTCTACTTAAATGAA GTCGGCATGTCAGAGGAAGGAGACTACACCTGCATTGCTGAGAACCAAGTAGGAAAAGATGAGATGCACGTACATATCACTGTGATGACTGCCGCGCCAAAGCTACTCCAAAACAGTGAAACTTATGCCAGAGTAAAGCCTGGAGGTAACATCCGGTTTGACTGTGAAGCAGTTGGTGAACCCAAACCAAAGATTCTGTGGATGTTGCCTGACAATGATGTAATTGCAGCATCTAATGAACGCTACTTATTGCATGTAAATGGCTCTCTAGATATAAGAAATGTAAAGCCAATGGATGCTGGAGAATATGTGTGTATGGCTCGCAACCCTGCTGGTGAAAACAGAAAAGTCTACAAGCTAGAAATTGATGGTAACCCACCAGTGATCAATGGCTACCATCAGAATAGAACAGTAACAAAAGATTTCTCCACAAAATATTCCAGGAAATTTATGGACTGTAAAGCTGAAGGCAGCCCCACTCCTACAATCACCTGGATAATGCCTGATAACATATTTTTAAGAGCACCATACTTCGGGGGAAGAATTAATGTTCATCATAATGGGACATTGGAAATTCGTAATGTGCGTCCTACAGATACTGGAGAGTTCATTTGCATGGCCAGGAACGATGGAGGAGAGGCGGTTTTGGTGGTACAGCTCAAAGTGACTAATACGCTCCGAAGGCCCATTTTTAAGAACCCTTTCAATGAGCGGATAGTCTCTCCATTGGGTAAAACAAATGTTCTGAACTGCTCTGCTGATGGATACCCAAAACCTGATATCACCTGGATCCTGCCTAATGGAACACGGCGTAACTCCCACGATGGGACTTTGGTCATTTATAATGCTCGCGTTGAGGATGCTGGAAAATACCGCTGTGGTGCCAAGAATATGATGGGCTACATAGAAAAGTTAATCATTTTGGATGTTGGGCAGAAGCCTTTCATTCTGACAAGACCGAGGGGCATCATACGCGGTATGTTTGGGGATCCTCTTTACCTTCACTGTCTGTCTGATGGGAATCCGAAACCTCGAGTCTACTGGACCCTCCCTGGGGGCCACACTCTCACCCGGCCTCAAGTCCTGGGCCGTTACAAGTTGCAAGAAAACGGTACCCTAGTTGTCCAAGATGCCACTCTCCATGACAGAGGAAACTATGTCTGCAGAGCTCGGAATGATGCAGGGGAGACTTTGCTTACGGTCCCTGTTGTTATCATCGCCTACCCACCACGCATCACTACAATGCCACCACCTAGCTTGAGTGTAATGGCAGGGACACCTATCAAGCTAAACTGTGCTGCTGCTGGTTTACCGAAACCAGAGATCACCTGGGAGTTGCCTGATTATTCCATTCTGTCAACAGCAAAACAAGGGAGACAAATGGGAAGTGAACTGCTTCACCCTCAGGGTACGCTTATTATTCAAAGACTTACAGCCTTAGACTCTGGCACTTATAAGTGTCTGGCCAAGAACCATCTGGGTACAGACCTAAAGGCTGTATATGTGCATGTGCTGTAG